In the Pseudomonas sp. ADAK2 genome, one interval contains:
- a CDS encoding GlxA family transcriptional regulator: MTTFNSGAQPQNRAPQSIGFLLLDNFTLISLASAVEPLRMANQLSGRELYRWTTLTVDGGQVWASDGLQITPDCSMHKAPSMDTIIVCGGIGIQRTVTREHVSWLQSQARQSKRLGAVCTGSWALACAGLLDGFDCSVHWECLAAMQEAFPRVAMSTRLFTLDRNRFTSSGGTAPLDMMLHLISRDHGRELSAAISEMFVYERIRNEQDHQRVPLKHMLGTNQPKLQEIVALMEANLEEPIDLDELAVYVAVSRRQLERLFQKYLHCSPSRYYLKLRLIRARQLLKQTPMSIIEVASVCGFVSTPHFSKCYREYFGIPPRDERVGSNTTQQVAMMPLPQALVLSPLSGPLSALSQARNESTFASVRL, from the coding sequence ATGACGACGTTCAACTCCGGGGCTCAACCCCAGAACCGTGCGCCTCAATCCATCGGCTTTCTGCTGCTGGACAATTTCACGCTGATTTCTCTGGCCTCCGCAGTAGAACCCCTGCGCATGGCCAACCAATTGTCCGGCCGCGAGTTGTATCGCTGGACCACACTCACCGTCGACGGGGGCCAGGTCTGGGCCAGTGACGGTCTGCAAATCACCCCCGATTGCTCCATGCACAAAGCGCCGTCCATGGACACCATCATTGTCTGCGGCGGTATCGGCATCCAGCGCACCGTTACCCGCGAACACGTGTCATGGCTGCAAAGCCAGGCGCGTCAGTCCAAGCGCCTCGGCGCCGTGTGCACCGGCAGTTGGGCCTTGGCCTGCGCCGGTCTGCTGGACGGCTTCGATTGCAGCGTGCACTGGGAATGCCTGGCCGCTATGCAGGAAGCGTTTCCACGTGTGGCCATGAGCACCCGCTTGTTCACCCTCGACCGTAACCGCTTCACCAGCTCCGGCGGCACCGCGCCGCTGGACATGATGCTGCACCTGATCAGCCGCGATCACGGCCGTGAACTGTCGGCGGCGATTTCGGAGATGTTTGTCTACGAACGCATCCGCAACGAACAGGATCACCAGCGCGTGCCGCTCAAGCACATGCTCGGCACCAACCAGCCGAAGTTGCAGGAAATCGTTGCGCTGATGGAAGCCAACCTGGAAGAGCCGATCGACCTCGACGAACTGGCGGTGTACGTCGCCGTTTCCCGTCGTCAGCTCGAGCGGTTGTTCCAGAAATACCTGCACTGCTCGCCGTCGCGCTACTACCTGAAACTGCGCCTGATCCGCGCCCGGCAGTTGCTCAAGCAGACGCCGATGTCGATCATCGAAGTGGCATCGGTGTGCGGGTTTGTTTCAACGCCGCATTTCTCCAAGTGCTACCGCGAATACTTCGGCATTCCGCCGCGTGACGAGCGTGTAGGGTCGAATACCACGCAACAGGTGGCGATGATGCCGCTACCGCAAGCGCTGGTGCTGTCGCCGTTGTCCGGGCCGTTGTCGGCGTTGAGTCAGGCGCGCAATGAGTCGACGTTTGCCAGCGTAAGGCTCTGA
- a CDS encoding gamma-butyrobetaine dioxygenase, with the protein MNTAAAFADFRSYPLISALSAVHTLTDRVQVTWADGRVSPFHHQWLRDNCPCPLCVYSVTREQVLEIVDVAEDLVPSAAHLEADGCLRVDWQDGHLSRFDPGWLRAHAYDDESRAERRAGKPKSKLWNSDLRLPVFDYQALMNDNDALLQWLLAVRDIGLTQVRGVPTEPGSLKLIAQRISFIRESNFGVLFNVQSKADADSNAYTAFNLPLHSDLPTRELQPGLQFLHCLVNDAEGGESIFVDGFAIAHALREEDPESFKALCEIPVEFRNKDRHSDYRCLAPIIALDALGQVSEIRLANFLRGPFDASIDDMPKLYRAYRRFIAMTREARFRLMQRLNPGELWCFDNRRTLHARNAFDPATGARHFQGCYVDRDELLSRILVLQR; encoded by the coding sequence ATGAACACCGCCGCCGCTTTTGCCGACTTCCGCAGCTACCCGTTGATCAGCGCCTTGTCCGCCGTGCACACCCTGACGGACCGGGTTCAAGTGACCTGGGCCGATGGCCGCGTCAGCCCCTTTCATCACCAATGGCTGCGGGATAACTGCCCGTGCCCGCTGTGTGTCTACAGCGTGACCCGCGAACAGGTGCTGGAAATCGTCGATGTCGCTGAAGACCTGGTACCCAGTGCCGCGCATCTCGAAGCCGATGGTTGCCTGCGTGTTGACTGGCAGGACGGCCACCTCAGCCGCTTCGATCCGGGCTGGTTGCGGGCCCATGCCTACGACGACGAATCCCGCGCCGAACGGCGGGCCGGCAAGCCCAAATCCAAGCTGTGGAACAGCGATCTGCGGTTGCCGGTGTTCGACTATCAGGCACTGATGAACGACAACGATGCCCTGCTGCAATGGCTGCTGGCGGTACGGGATATCGGCCTGACCCAGGTCCGCGGCGTGCCCACCGAACCCGGCTCGCTAAAGCTGATCGCCCAGCGCATTTCCTTTATCCGCGAGAGCAATTTCGGCGTGTTGTTCAACGTGCAATCCAAAGCCGATGCCGACAGCAACGCCTACACCGCTTTCAACCTGCCGCTGCACAGCGACTTGCCGACCCGGGAGCTGCAACCGGGGCTGCAATTCCTGCATTGCCTGGTGAATGACGCCGAGGGTGGCGAGAGTATTTTCGTCGATGGTTTTGCCATTGCCCACGCCTTGCGCGAGGAAGATCCCGAGTCGTTCAAGGCCCTGTGTGAAATCCCCGTGGAATTCCGCAACAAGGACCGCCATAGCGACTACCGCTGCCTGGCGCCGATCATCGCGCTGGATGCGTTGGGCCAGGTGTCGGAGATCCGCTTGGCCAACTTCCTGCGCGGGCCATTCGATGCTTCGATCGACGACATGCCCAAGCTATATCGGGCGTATCGACGGTTTATTGCCATGACCCGCGAGGCGCGGTTTCGCCTGATGCAGCGGCTCAATCCCGGTGAGTTGTGGTGCTTCGACAATCGCCGCACCCTCCACGCCCGCAACGCCTTCGACCCCGCCACCGGCGCCCGGCATTTCCAGGGCTGTTATGTGGATCGGGATGAGTTGTTGTCGCGGATATTGGTGTTGCAACGCTAG
- a CDS encoding thioesterase family protein, protein MPALTTYQTKIIPDWVDYNGHLRDAFYLLIFSYATDALMDRLGMDSNNREASGNSLFTLELHLNYLHEVKLDADVEVHTQIIAHDSKRLHLYHSLHLVGGDKELAGNEQMLLHVDLAGPRSAPFSEETLGKLQAIVAEQTDLPTPDYVGRVIALPPKK, encoded by the coding sequence ATGCCCGCTCTAACCACCTACCAAACCAAAATCATCCCCGACTGGGTCGACTACAACGGGCACTTGCGCGATGCCTTCTACCTGCTGATCTTCAGCTACGCCACCGACGCGCTGATGGATCGCCTGGGCATGGACAGCAACAATCGCGAAGCCAGCGGCAACTCGTTGTTCACCCTCGAACTGCACCTCAACTACCTGCACGAAGTGAAGCTCGACGCCGATGTCGAAGTGCACACGCAAATCATCGCCCACGACAGCAAGCGCCTGCACCTCTACCACAGCCTGCACCTGGTCGGCGGTGACAAGGAACTGGCCGGCAACGAACAAATGCTGCTGCACGTCGACCTCGCCGGGCCGCGTTCCGCGCCGTTCAGCGAAGAGACCCTAGGCAAGCTGCAAGCCATCGTCGCCGAACAAACCGACCTGCCAACCCCTGACTACGTCGGCCGAGTGATCGCACTACCGCCCAAAAAATAA